Sequence from the Brachionichthys hirsutus isolate HB-005 chromosome 21, CSIRO-AGI_Bhir_v1, whole genome shotgun sequence genome:
ACAACATACCAAACACTCGGTGGTAAATGCCCAGATAGTGAATCATCCAACCAATCTCTTGTGTCATGATTTATAGACTACAGAATATACAGCAATGCTTTTCCACTTGGCTTCCGGATGTGAGACAGCTGTACCTCTCAGACCTGGTGTGGAGGCTAAATCTAAAGTAGCAGCCGATTGAAAATGTTCCGCTCGCTGCTCTTAATCGCGACCTTCCGTTTGCTCATGACCGAATTAAAGATCTGCTGTCGCTCTTTAGGAGATGCCTACTTCTTCAAGGGCAACCTTTACTGGGTGCTGAAAAACGGAGGACTGAATCAAGAGGTCGTTACGCCGAGATCCATTGCCGTGGACTGGCTCAGATGTCCGGCTCCTCCGGCGTCCCCCACTGCAATCGATCCTCGAGTCCCAAAGGAGTGCAGCTGTGACTTAAAGGGTTCATCGTCTTTCCTCAGAAGCAGCTGGCCCCCCTTGATCCTCGCTATATTGTTGGTGGTTGTTTATTAGAAAACAGAGCGGCGACTGCAGGTTGCTTTTATACTGTTTCTCTTATTCAGCTGGAGGGTGGCAAAAGCTCTTATAATAAACTCACCTTATATTACAGCTGGTCTTAAATGACCTATAGTCAGGCAAACCAACCCACGTTAAATCTTTAACATGAGCTCTATCCTGCAGTAAATATTTTCTTAACAGCCCCATATTGCTGAGTTGAATTTTGTCCTTTCTCTATCCCGCTATAGAATCCCGCCACTCCTTTTCCCTGCAGGGAGGATTGTATTACACACAGCCCCAAAATGAGAATGCATGGACATATAAGACGGAAATCCAGGTTGCGCTCTCATAgtggggacacacacacacacacacttcttttcCAGTTTATTGTTAAGTGCATTCATTCAAACGAAAGGATGaccagtgggttttttttttaatgatttctgTAAACAATAATTATGAGTCAAGTTTTTGCTGTTTGCTGTAAATGATTTAAATCACCTTTGCATTGATCATTTAAGttcatgctaaaaaaaaaaaaagtgtcatttTACAGGCTCTCTTTACTCATGCCTGAACTCACAAGCAGGAATCCAGTGCAAAGCAGTTGAATGCAATGAATCGTTCGCTTGGACATAGCTGAAAGTGGAGTTTAGGAAGACAGATAAGCTGTTGTAGGTTCAAAATGACTGAAGAGAGCCTGAGCCAGTGTGACATTAATGTAATATTCAATTGTATTGGtcaagctttttatttatttattattttagttaTCTTACAGTGATTTTATAAATGAtatcatgaatatttcatgtaTTTCTTTCATGCTCGCATTTTTATTAAATCTGTCACTGTAATGCTTTTGATGGAGCTCTGATGATGCAGTTCAGTGCGTCTTTTTAGGTTGGTTTTAGCAGCACTGCCATATCGCCCTCAGCTTAGCTTAGATCTAGTTGTGCTAAAGTTAAGGCAGACTGTAATGCAGTTGCAGGAAGGCACAAGAAAAAAGTTTTGAAATTTGAAAATCTTACAATCTGTTTCTTCTGTGTTGCTTCATTGTTCCTGGCTACAACtgaatctcccccccccccccccataagacCCTAGCAACACCTCCCCCACCCACACAATCtgataagaaagaaaaaaaaacacacacaccttatctTTTGATCTCAGCGCCTTTGGGACTGCGCTCTCGCTTATCACATGGTTCGCATGTTTGACACTTCACGTTTGTGAGAATCTCAACCATTCAACTGAATGCATACTCATCATTCTCCAGGGACACACCCTCGTGTGCAGCCCAGAACACTGATTGTGATCTTAATGCACCCAACTTTTTCAATGTCAGGTTCTCATCTGAGCGCCTTGGAGTGTAGGGGAAGGGAATGAATAGCAGGATGAGATTCGCGCTCATGGCCTTCTGGATCCCGGGAATGCCGGCTCAGTTTTGTCATCggcaggagaagcagaagtcCTGAATTAACAATTAGACGCTCTCGTAATACTGAACTAAAGCGACTCATTTGCGGGAACTCTGAATGTAATGTTGTGTATGTTTATTTCAAAAGTCCCGCCTTCTCCTGATCTATAGTTAAACATTGAATCCTTTATTCATAGCTCATTCAAGGATGTTGGCACAGGAGTATTTATTCTACTCCTTAAGTTAGACATTATTTAGGTCTTATTTGCTGcactaaaaatatatatcatatatatcAATTTCAGGACAAAGACGTAGAGAGAGTCGGCAGTAAAGGGCCACATTTGTAATATCATAAATGCACTTTGTATATATCGGGGGGTTTATGTCATCCGATGTTTTGTGAACTATAATCCCAACATCTCAAGCGTCTCGCTCAAATTCAACCCACGTAAGATGTTTCAGTGCCAACatgcaatgttgttgtttttttatgtatgaATGCCACAATATCCATGCATGATATCTGGGAATTTCTATACTTGTGTTGCATACAGTCAAAGTAAgacagctgaagaagaagtgGACATACAAATCATGACttaaactttaactttaatttAACAAGATCACAAAGCTCCATGTCTGTTACATTGTTTTCATTTGACTCAGCGAGACGTCGGTCCTTCATCATGACGCCCAGCAAAAGCGGCATCACAGAGTATATTGTAGAGTGTTCAGCCCACCAAAGCGGCCACATGACATCGGCTATCAATATCTTCTGCGATGAtgacaacataaaaacaaattaagtTATTCAAATGAATCAAATATGACAATCTATCGAGAAGAAAGTCTTTCCAAACACTGAATTACTGATTGTTTCTCTCGATTAACATTACTTCATTTACCACCTACATAATTTGTGCAAATACACATCATCTCCTTCAACCTGAATGCAGTTTTTcattctgcaaaacaaaaagtcaaagtATCCTGGCTGCTACAAGTGCCAGCGTGCCGAAAAGAGCTTAAACGCTGATTCTTTACAGTAAATCATAGCCACTGAATAAATCATATGATGGACGACCGACATAGAAGCGAGTCGCCATGCGTATTTGAGCAAACTCATTATAATAGTGTTAGTATAAGGGGCTAAGATGGAGAGCTGCTAAGTTACCGTGGTGATGATCACGTTTGCTTGTTGACGAAAGGTCTCTCCCCTGATTTGGGAGCAgcaatgatttgttttgtgcattcttcatttattcattcattcatttgccaaccgcttattccgtcatcgggtcgcgggccaagctggagccaatcccagcagtcaatgggcgagaggcggggtacaccctggacaagccgccagtcaaTCGCAGGGCACATTCTTCATTTATGTGTTAACAAATTTGACAAGATGCAATTCTGACAAATCACATAGGGAAGGCAATAAATGATGGGTAAAACCTGAGTGCCAGAAACACCATATATTGATGACACACCACAACAACTTCTGCTTTTTGGGCTCTAGCTCCAGTACACAAGGAGACTCAGGGCTATCAGCCCTAGAGAGGAGAAAGTCGTGGACGCAGCGCTGGTGCCTGTCATTTCTTGGGTTGAGACAGGCTGGTCTGGCTGAATGCTCCTGAAGACATTGACCATCATAGGTGATGAAGTATTCGTGCCGATGAATAAACTGCTGAAACTGTCAATCTGGAGACAAAACGTTGGGGGCAGTTATCCACGTGAAACACTGCTGAAAAAATGTGCACCGACTGTTCTTGCAAAGTTACTACATCAgcgtgtaaaaaacaaaacaaaaaaaaactcaccaAGTTGCTGCTGATTGCGATTGTGTCTTTGAACACAGTCCAAACTACAGCCTCGTAGCAATTTGGGGTGGTTAGCGAGCCTTTGTAGCGGTAATAGCTGGAGTGGTTCACACCACTAGTGAGATTACCCAGTGAGATTCCAGAAGGCGCAGAAACAGAGGCGTCTGAGGAGAGAAATGTGAGCCCCCAAACCCAGGATCACATCAAAGCGTGAAATACACACACGCTGGTCCGCGTGACAGCGTGACAAGAGTGGGGGGGAAAACATCATCTTTAAATTATTATGAAAGGGTAGTGCATCTCAGAATTCCTCAGAAAAAAATACTGgcaattattttgtatatttgagATACATTAAGGAAATTCAATGTGTACACAGGTTAAGCATCGTGCTTGGAATTCGTTCACTAGAATTTGGATTTTGTGCCGCTTAAGAATATCTTTCGTCAAGAGCGATCCCCTCTTCCAAACTCCTTACCACAGAATAAGAGGCCGGTCAGGTTTATGCTTGCCCAGGCTTGAGATAAGGCACTGTTATTATCTGTCGATTcctaaagaaagaaagaaagaatataaCTTTCACGTTGCCAGGAAGTCCGTTTACACTTAAAGAAGTGCGGCTGATAGATGAAATAGCATCATTTAATCATTAATAACAAcaccatttatttttgtcttttattttgtgtctttttcctaCCTCAATGAAGTAGCCAAAAGCAGCAAATCCTTCTGGGTCCATTACTCCCAACGTTGTATTCCTATTAAGGGATTTCTTAATAGTGACTATGTGCATCTGGggtgaaaagaaaagtaaaaaaatataaataaaaatacaaaaaacctCCTCAGTTAATTATAGCTCAACAAGAAACAAAGCCTGCAcgaacgcacgcacgcacgcacacacgcacacacgcacacacacacagtacctCCGCTGGAAAGCGCCTGCCATCCAGAGTGTGCTCGGAACCGGGCACTGAGCTGCCATTGCCCCAGTGCAAATGGAACTGCAGGGCTTCATAAGTCTCAGATAGGTTTCCGCCGGAAAACTCAATTCCCGGGTTTAACTGGACTTTAACTGGaaaaaacaagatgaagaaTTGCATCAGTCATTGATTAGATGACACTTCACGCGATGATAATCGACCATATGAGAAAAGTCAAACTTGCAGACACAtttcttaaataaatgtaatctcAATTGCCTAACACTAGAATTTAATCTGGGACCGCCCACCAGTGACCACTCACTTGTCCTGCCGGTGTTCTCGATCTTGCTCAGGAGGCCGGTGGTGCTGAGGTTCGCgatgatgatttcagtcaggtTGCTGCTCCCCGTGACGGCTGATGTGTCAATGTCTACGGGAGATTGCCGGCTGCCGTTGCAGAAGTCACTAAAGAGGACTGGCCATGTTGTGTCATCTACGGAAAAGAATGGAAGACAAATGTTATGGTTGGAAGAGAAACAACGGGTCAAATATTCTAGAAGACATGGTGAAGTAAGAGCGAATACTCACTGCAGGATGGATCATGGTAACAATAAGCTAAAGGGGGAGGGAAGGGGAAATAGCATTTAGTGACTCTCATGCTCAGTGCAataaaattgtgtttgtttagtcACAATAAAtccaagatgaaaaaaaaaggttgaattACGGGTATTGCTTGACCCGTTCGCGTTTGCACACAAAGCCAGAAAGTATAGGGCAGCTACAAGCAGCTTcatctaaaaaaacaacaacaacaaacaccagAGACAAAATATTAACAGCATATTTTTTGCAACATCACGGCCGGTCACATTAAATCTCCGGAAATAAAGATGTCCAAAATGTTATGCAAATGTTTGAATGCAAGTTTAAAATCAGATTCTTAAATATCGACccagcaaaatgaaatgcaacacaTTTCAATCGTCAGAACAAATGATTTAAACTAAACGGAGCTCAGCAGTTGTGTTCACATTAATCAATGAATAGAAATAGATTagtgaatgaatgtatttatagGGAGCGTCTTACCTTCGACACACCTGCAGCTCCCTTTCTGCGTTTGCTGCGGTGCGGCCTCATCCGCCTATTTATTGGCTCTCTGACACCGCCTCAGTCTGACTTTACGTTAACCTCCCTGGAAGAATGTTCTGAGGAGGATCgttttttatccccccccccccccccacacacacacacacacacacacaaggaagtTTCCTATTAACGACACCAGCGGGAATTAAACATTTTCCGGTATTGATCTTACAGGTACAAATAGGCGACATTACATCATTGGTGGACTCATTGTGTCCACATTATCACAAATTCTATCCAAACACTGTATATTACAGAACTGGATAAGGTACAACAGCCAATAAGAAAAGCCGGAAGATGATGGATTCCACCCTTGGACAGTAACGTCTCCTTGAACACAGGCAGCAACCCTACAATATCCTGCTTGTATTATGTACTATGTTCTATTGACTAGCTCAATAATGGCCTTCTTGTTTGAGCCCATGATGCAGAGTGCGTGACAAGTTGTCTGCCCGCATACCTCAGGTTCATTTTTTGCACTGCGTCTTCCTCTTGGATCTGGATGGCTGTATGATTAAACAGTTTGTGTTGGCAATTTGAATTTGGCTTAAAGGGAAACACGAGAAAAAACTTTCAGAACCACTCCTGCAGAACACAATGAgaacaagagaagaaaaaaagaagcttctATTTGGCCGTGACACAAATCTCAAGGGCGCATctcaaacagaaatgtgacagCATAATCTGAGCAATCGTTTGGCTCCGACCCAAGGGATGGTGTTCATGAGACATCTGCAATTTGTGACTCGATGAGAAGTCTTGACGTTTTGCGGTCGACTTTTGTTGTCCGGGTTTTTCCTGTTGATGTCGTCAGAGCTGCTCGACGAGAATGTGCCGCGAGATAAAGCCTTTTAGGGGAGGCAGGTCAGATAATGAAAGCAGACCACCAATGCGACAATTTGTGATGTGTTAATGTTAGGCGATTTAATTCTACTGCTGAGTATAGATCATTAAGCAAAGTTTAAGTGATCGATGCAATACATCTGTTGATTAAATAACCGGCGATATTTTGTCCGGGACAAATGAGCCAAGATATAAAAGCATGCAGCGGGAACAAGAGTAAGCCACCGTGCTGGAAGACAGGATGAACAACTTCCCG
This genomic interval carries:
- the ca15b gene encoding carbonic anhydrase XVb; this encodes MKLLVAALYFLALCANANGSSNTPYCYHDPSCNDTTWPVLFSDFCNGSRQSPVDIDTSAVTGSSNLTEIIIANLSTTGLLSKIENTGRTIKVQLNPGIEFSGGNLSETYEALQFHLHWGNGSSVPGSEHTLDGRRFPAEMHIVTIKKSLNRNTTLGVMDPEGFAAFGYFIEESTDNNSALSQAWASINLTGLLFCDASVSAPSGISLGNLTSGVNHSSYYRYKGSLTTPNCYEAVVWTVFKDTIAISSNLIDSFSSLFIGTNTSSPMMVNVFRSIQPDQPVSTQEMTGTSAASTTFSSLGLIALSLLVYWS